In one Massilia endophytica genomic region, the following are encoded:
- a CDS encoding UbiA family prenyltransferase — protein sequence MSAADGAGPAVQPPLVIDLDGTLLRSDLLLESALGFARSRPFSLAPLGWLASGKAVLKARLAQSVPLDAAALPYDPQVLALIERERATGRRIVLATASHQLYAEQVAQHLKLFDLVLATGDGVNLSAHRKRERLVQLFGHQGFDYAGNSLDDIAVWGAARQAYVVNASPLVRARAAGLGNVVQELRQQDSLLPNLLRAMRPHQWVKNLLLFVPLMAAHLALQPESLLAGLLAFLCFGLCASSVYLLNDLLDVADDRHHHSKRRRPFASGALPLHYGLLGAPLLLAAAFGLAATLLPWQFGAALGAYYVLTLAYSLRFKRVMALDTITLALLYTLRLIAGAFAFAVPLTSWLLAFSMFIFLSLALVKRFAELKRQLGRGTRHERARGRGYTTGDLDMLSSLGAASGYLSVMVLALYINDSATAAMYRRPQLIWLACPLLLHWITRTWLITHRGNMHDDPVVFAMKDRTSLMVGGLFAAIFWLAA from the coding sequence ATGAGCGCCGCGGACGGCGCCGGCCCCGCGGTACAGCCTCCCCTGGTCATCGACCTGGATGGAACGCTGCTGCGCTCCGACCTGCTTCTCGAGTCGGCGCTGGGCTTCGCGCGCAGCCGCCCCTTCTCGCTGGCTCCCTTGGGCTGGCTGGCCAGCGGCAAGGCGGTGCTGAAGGCGCGGCTCGCGCAAAGCGTTCCGCTGGACGCCGCCGCCCTCCCTTACGACCCGCAGGTACTGGCCCTGATCGAGCGCGAACGGGCCACGGGCCGCCGGATCGTTCTGGCCACGGCCAGCCACCAGCTTTATGCGGAGCAGGTCGCCCAGCATCTCAAGCTCTTCGATCTTGTTCTCGCCACCGGCGACGGCGTCAACCTCTCGGCCCACCGCAAGCGCGAACGCCTGGTGCAGCTCTTCGGCCACCAGGGTTTCGATTACGCTGGGAACTCGCTGGACGACATCGCCGTATGGGGCGCCGCGCGCCAGGCCTATGTCGTCAATGCCAGCCCGCTGGTGCGGGCCCGGGCCGCGGGCCTGGGCAACGTGGTGCAGGAACTGCGCCAGCAGGACAGCCTCCTGCCCAACCTGCTGCGCGCAATGCGGCCGCACCAGTGGGTGAAGAACCTGCTGCTCTTTGTGCCGCTGATGGCGGCGCATCTCGCGCTGCAGCCCGAAAGCCTGCTTGCGGGCCTGCTTGCCTTCCTCTGCTTCGGCCTGTGCGCCTCCAGCGTCTACCTGCTGAACGACCTGCTGGACGTGGCGGACGACCGCCATCACCACAGCAAGCGCCGCCGCCCCTTTGCGTCGGGCGCGCTGCCGCTGCATTACGGCTTGCTTGGTGCTCCCCTGCTGCTGGCGGCGGCCTTCGGGCTGGCGGCGACGCTCCTGCCCTGGCAATTCGGCGCCGCGCTCGGCGCCTACTACGTGCTGACGCTCGCCTATTCCCTGCGCTTCAAGCGCGTGATGGCGCTGGATACCATCACCCTCGCCCTGCTCTACACGCTGCGCCTGATCGCCGGCGCCTTCGCTTTCGCCGTGCCGCTGACCTCATGGCTGCTGGCGTTCTCGATGTTCATCTTCCTCAGCCTTGCCCTGGTCAAGCGCTTCGCGGAGCTGAAGCGCCAGCTCGGGCGCGGCACGCGCCACGAGAGAGCGCGCGGGCGCGGGTACACCACCGGAGACCTCGACATGCTGTCATCGCTGGGCGCGGCGTCGGGCTACCTGTCCGTGATGGTGCTGGCCCTGTACATCAACGACAGCGCCACCGCCGCCATGTACCGCAGGCCCCAGCTGATCTGGCTGGCCTGCCCCCTGCTTCTCCACTGGATCACGCGCACCTGGCTGATCACGCACCGCGGCAATATGCACGACGATCCCGTGGTATTCGCCATGAAGGACCGCACCAGCCTGATGGTGGGCGGCCTGTTCGCCGCCATCTTCTGGCTGGCCGCCTGA